The genomic segment TACTTATCACCTTAGAAAGATGCAAGtttaattaaggataatttagtcACAATCCTTCTTAGTTTCTAAGAGTAAATAGTTTCTTAAATTGTCAAAGGCAAAAACACCAAATAATATGGACCAGGGGATGTAACTCTTTAATTCAAACATCCAATATGACCTGCTAATTTAAAACCACAACACTCAACGGTACTTTTGACATTATACATATACTTAGTTTAatatcacaagattcaaaagtctttcttattttcttgaattttgtattCTTTCAAactaaaatacataaaatgaaTTGGACGGAGTATTTTTCTATCagcattaaaagaaaaaagaaaaaaagatctaCTTGATATGTATCGGTCGCGACAATCGATCTAATGCTTTCACATTTAACACCGTTTATCATATTAGCCATTTGCAATGAAAATATGTGACAAAGGCGTATTATTGCACTAAAAAGCAGCAACTATATTCACACAAACAAAGAAAGGCTTCTGCATATGCTCTTACTGGGTAGTCAATACAACTCGTTaaataacataaatatatattatttgttaTGCCTATTTACTCCTGTATATTTTTTATCAGTTGCTTTTTTATGTGTTATTTGAGTCGAGGTTCTTTCGGGAACAGAGACTCTCAGCTATCTCTACGAAGTAAGTGTAAGGTACACTCTACTCTCCTCAGAATCCACATGTGGAAATAGACTGGGTATATTGTTGCTGTATATTTGATAAGATTGGACCTCTGGGTACTTAGCCTGGCACTTACATTAATGCaatacaaatatacaatgtCTAATGTAGTGATAATAAATTAAACATATATAGGTTATTTTTCAGTTTGCCAATTCGCACGCACTATTATTATAtaaccttttttgtttttccataCCGCAACTAATTCAATAAGGATATCTATCGGGATTAAACAGATGAGAAGAAACTATGTTGAAAGACGTAAATGGAAACAAATTATTACTAGTATTTCTTGTATCGACTAAAGATAAGCCTATGCGTAATTGTAAGAGTTGTTGTGTGACCAGGCAGTCAGGGTTCAAGCCATGGGAACAACCTCTTGCAAAAATATAAGGTAAGCCTATCTCCCATGCATAGACTTAATATTGTCTGGCCCTTCCCTGGACGTTGTGCATAGCGAGCTAAATGCACTTATCTACCTTTTCTCATTTATTTGTTTGATTGGAATTTGAACCATTGTTTTCCATGAccaattttcaacttcattGACAACTAGGCCACACCACTATCAGAAATTGCAAACGATAATTTTATGTACTTTTCTTTAACTATAcctaattcttcttcttcttcttcttcttcttcttcttcttctttcatgtGATGAAAACTCAATTATAGTACAGTATTGTAGTGTAATATACAGTATATGAAAAGGTAGTTAACAGGAATTAAATGAAATACTTAGTTATAAGTTGTTCCCTGAAGAGGCGGTTAGGCAAAAGGAGGTCGTTAAAACTGAATTACTATAACACATTTAAGTCCAGCAATTAGAGAAGGAAACATCTCTTCATTTTCAGTTCAATATTTCAGAACAAACaaatattcttctttctttctttatcagTTCAAATATTTTCACATAGAGTCACCATATCCAAAATGCTAACTTCAGAAGAACTGAATGGAGAGAATGACGACGAAGGAAATCAAAATTCAGAAAATCAAGAATCAGATCAACAAGATAATGATGGAATAATTAATGAAGAGCTGGAATTAGAAGAACGAAAAGCAGCAATAAGCAAAGGAAAACGTCCCATGTCTGATATCTACGAATTCAAAATGGCTTTTTACTTCTCTCCAATTACATCACCTAAATTGGAGaattttgaatttggagaaacgTCCGAAAATGAGTTGAATGAAGATGATAATGAGTATGATTATCATCAAGATTTAGCAATCTTGAAGTCCATCTGTCATTACTACGTTAATCATGGGGTGTTTCCAGATCGTATATCCGATGAACTTATTAAGTACATCGAAGTCTTAATCCCAAACTTGAAAGTTCGTGGACAGGCATTGGCTAGTAAGATCACAAATTTACGTCACAATTTCTCATATCTCTTGGAATTGTCAGGAGGGTATTATTACCCTGAAATAATCAGCCCTGTTTATCGCGAATTTTATGACTTGTCCGTGGGTTTATGGCTTGATTGGGAAAACTATTATTCAGTTGACAATGCTGATCAAGAATATGATGATCAacaagatgatgatgatggatTAACTAATGAAGACCTGGAATTAGAAGAACGAAAAGCAGCAATACGCAAAGGAAAACGTCCCATGTCTGATATCTACGAATTCAAAATATTAGCTGCAGAAGAAGTATTAAGTTCTGAAGTTGATGCTTTATACTTATCTCCAACTTCATCACCTAAATGCTCCAATCttgaaattggagaaacatcCGAGTTGAAAGAAGATTATGATCATGTAAACATGACAAACGAAGAGTTCGATGCAGTTGATTAGAATGTCAGAAACTGATCAATTCTTGACATTCAACGTCGAAGTCTTCATAGCAGTATTTTAATTTCTATAGGAGTATCAGTTTTAAGTTTCCTATGAGTATTTTCTTTCACTAAACTGAATCTAGTCattacaagttggtataatagTTTGCTTGCATTTTTCAATTCAGCTGAAAGTTATTGTAGGATAAGACATCATGAAAGGTTAtcttgatatgaaattgtttcCTTTTCCATATTAGTTTGATGTCTTctctttaactttaaaaaagaaTCAGATATGTGTTAATTAATCCTCTCTTtcatgaaggagaaaaataacgATCGAATGACAGTTTTAGAGAAAACAAAATAGTGATCATAAATAGTAAGTGATTTTGACTAATTTACTCTAATCTTTTTTCAATAAATATgtactttatttatttgcttCAACCAATAATCACGTTGTGTAGtcttaaaatttataattttatagaTTATGTAATCAATATTTAGTTTGAAGCACaattaattatattaagggtaaaatgaaaaatattaattttatcttgagtAGCACTGAATAGTAGTACTAATTTTCAGACTCATTAGTACAAACATTACACCAGCATTAGGATTTTAAAGTCTTCTGTAGGAACATGATGAGGTACAATAAATTCCTTTCAACTTTCTCTTTcctatttttgtttgatatatattgtCTTCATAACTTATATAATTTGGAGATTTGTTCGACAATGTACATTTAACTCAAATTTCAAGTTTTTCTTATATTACATGTTTTACGCAATATATATTAATGAAGagtttaattaatcatataaaaATTATGGATGCTGTCAAGTCACATTTATCTATTGTAGGATCTAACATATTAGGCGATTTTCTTATGATAGAGTAAGTTAACTTATTATAATAGAATATTTGCTTTTATTTAAAGGTAATCAGTTAGACTTAATATGTTTATCTACTAAGTGATATAGTAATAGTGTAAaacaatatttaatataatcgATATATAGAAGTTCATCTAATATAAAGGTATATTTCTATACCATTATTAATTACATAACCATCCCATATGAAGTGTTTTTACTAAATGTTCTCATATTTTCAGAAAGTGTCTCCAGCATTGGATATATCAtcataaaatgaaaaagaaaaatgaaaactaCGGAGCACCTATAACTTTATGGCAGCCTCGATAATGAATCTATTACTTCATATTTCACTTCTGCAAAGTTTTGTAACGTTCATATTTGGTTTGGCAACTCATAATAtcactttttttaataatattggCTTCAAAACCGTGTGCACACCCCTCAAttaattcattatatatttgaTATTCTCACTGATACATGTATCCAAAAAGTTTATATATTCACTGGCGCTCACCAATGGAAAGAAAAACCACTTTGCATTTTTGTTCTCTGCTAAGATTTGAACATTTTGTCTCACTGTAGCTCAGTTcaacttcattgaccactaagTTATTTCCTGATTTCACCATAGTGTAATCATAAATTGACATTTAAAAATAATCTAATAGTATAAAAATTCTTTAGACTATCTTATATAATGTTTACTACAGATAAAAGAATACGAATAGCCTAGACACCCTCACGGACCCCCAAGAAAAGGAAGAGGTTTACAGAACAAAGGTGTCCAGTGATTgactaacaacaacaaacataaCCCTCAAATTTCATGGTTCCACAAGTTGTGGGTCTTGTGAACGTACCGTGCCTTCCGGTATAGGAGGACTTGgcgaggtagagaggttgtttccatcCCCGTTTAAGATCCATTTAACCTCGGCTCCCGAAGTAACAAAATTCGAAGTGACATCAAAATAACAAGAAAACTAAAGCAGAAAAGATAACAAGTAGCAATAGAAAACTAAGAATAAATACTAaaacaaaaatacaagaaaatgacGGAAATAATACAGGTCCAACAAGAAAGGAAAGTACCATTAATCCTACTACTAGAtttctaccctaatcctcgacctccacaCCTTCCTATttagggtcatgtcctcggtaagctaaAGACTAGTTATATCCTTCCtgatcacctctccccaatggTTTTCGGTTTCCGATAGTGCGCTTTAACTTTAGACTCTCTACTCTATCCCTCCCCCCCGAAAAAGGATGAGGTTTACGCCTAACAACCCACCTCTCACGCTCTTCTCACCCCTCGCGTCCGTGCCTCCCTCTCAAAAATAATACCGCACACGTGTCCcaaccatctcagtctcgccTTCCGCATCTTGCCCGCCACGGAGGCCACCGCTACAGAGGCCACCCACCTTGTCCTGTGATTGACTATGGGCATGTGCGCCATCTAAAGTATTCATCAAAAATGTTTCAGAAGCATGCACTTGCAGACTTTGGCTCCGGTGAAGCACCTGTAGGTGCCTTGACACTCTATTGCCTCTTGCAAAATTTAGTTGAAGCTCTTCTCTTGTCTAGCTTAAAGTTTCGTACACTTACGAAGGTTTCTTTTGGGGTACAATAAACAGTACTATGAACGCTTCCCCTAATGTTCAATCCTGGGAGAATAGATGAACAAGAGTACCTCATACTTAATTACCATTCTTTGTACTTGGAGCAATCCGAAATGTTGTTACGTATGGCTAAACAAGTCTTCCTAGCTTTAAAGTAGGAAAGGATAATGAATGAGTAGCAACTCATACAAGCGCAATGTGATAAAGTGCGCAACCTAACAGCTCAAGATTATGGTTGCAAACGACATAACACCACCGAGTTCCAACTAACCACAAAATCTCAGCACCCTTCTTGAATCTTTGCTTAGTCTATATCAAACAGAGATGAGACTTACCTCAAAGACTACACTTGCAATATATTTTCAACTGGATACCTTAGTATGAGTTAAGAAATGAGATCTGAATGAAGAAAACACTAGCAGTTAATACCTTTTTTTAGAAGGTAATAATTGCATTAAAAGAACACAAAGAAAGTGCTGCAAAAGTAATCACATGATCAGAAACACAATAGCAAAAAAAACCACCAGTTAATACTTCAATGTAAATGTACCTGATATTTACCTTTTGTTCATAGCATCCATCGACATAGGAAGTCTCACGAATTCAGTAGGCCGCTATACTTGAGAGAGAAAAAGGTCAGATATACAAACAAGGTGGGCAAAGGCAAAATATATTATTCCTATGTAATACGCTGGATTTCCACCCCTTTCCAAAGAAGAAACTGGTTTAACTACTTAAGTGGTAAAACTTCTGATATAGAGATAAAACTAGAGACATATGCAACAGTGGTTTTTGTTCTCTGAGTTAATTGCGTTGAGATAAAACAGTTTAAGGTCTTTGCATCATACTCTCTCTAAGGCAGATCTTTAAGTTTATGCATTATCTTTTCAATCTTATGCGTCTCAAGTCTAAGAGAAATGTTGGAGTTGATAGTCTATCATATTTGATGCATAATAGAGCATATAATTTATATGTCACAGCATCACAACTGGGTGGGACTATAATTTAAGGATTCTTCAAGCAAACACAAAATTATATAAAGCCTCCACAAACAACTTTACTTTCCCCTTCTTCCCTCCACAGGGTAAGTTTCAAATGTTTATTTAAGTTTCATGAATCTGCATGACAAACTCCTAACTTTCCAGTTCATACAAAAGCCACTTCAGGCAATTTTCCAGGAATAACGATTGTCAAATGCTGTAGTAGATTAAACCAGGACATAAAGAAATAGTTATACCAAACATAATGGAGTTGCACATGTCAAGAAAGAGAAGAATTCACAGGTTCAACAACTAATTGAGGTAAAGAAAAACTACAATAAGAAAGACCTAAAGAGAAGAAGATTTCAAACGATAAAGCTCCTCATCAATACATCCTTCCCTTAACTCTTCCGGAAAAGGTAAAGTTCATAATGGCAACTGAAAGTcttaagaaaaaggaaatgttAAAAAGACAACTGAAAGTCTTACAAGATAAGTACGAGTGAAGATTGAGAATAACAGTCctgaaaaaggagaaagagaagTTCCTCAGATGTGGAAGGGCCTAGCCCTTCTACAAATCCACTTAAAAACTCAACTGAGATTAGGAGGCAACATGgagatattattattaaatcatATGAATCTAAGCTCTCAAGAAAAAATTCCTTAACCTCCAAATTCTGCTCATTCCAACTGCTATCTCATGTAAGTGGATAAACCTATCTTGACTTCTTACATCAAATTCATATATTACCTAAATTTAGTTTTTCACTAAAGATTCATAAACAGTATCAGAGCCCTTCATGACGATCGGTTCCAAAAACAACGTCTGTTATATACAGGTAGAGAGATCTACTCCCATACACCAACCCCAACAAGGAGAGAAGAGATTATCTGAAACTAAAAgaataaacaattaaaaaagtAATTGATTAACCAGGATTACTTAAAGCTAAAGAACGATCGCTAGACCAAACTGATATAATAAATGCGCATGCCTAATGAAGCGTGTTAAGAACGGATGCATGTAGGCATGAGCAAAGATGCAAAACTGAATTTGATCATTGAAAGTTTAGTATGACTCTCGAAATACTAAAGTGAACGTCTTGGTCAATCTCCCCATGCACATCACTACATGACAAGACATTATCAGGTGCCACATCATGAAACTAACTCATTAAGTCCATAAAAGGTTGAAGACAATCAGCCTATGATAGTAAGTAGTACTTAATAATCAGGAAATGATGTCCATTGTTTCAATCATCACCAATTACGTGTTCAGCTGGCATGACCACTCACATCATTTCCTAATCAAGAAATGATGTCCATTGTTTCAATCATCAGGTATTAGATGTGTGTAAATGAATTACTAATGAGAAACATGTGTGTAAATGAATTACTAATAAGAATACACAAACCTAATGAAGACATGGATAACCATTTCATTCTAGGCTATAAAGATGACAATCATTACACATTTTCCCTTGAAGAAAATCcataccatttttgttctacccCAAACAGCTCAAATGTATACAGGCTGTCTTCGATTACTTCAGGATACAAACcatctataacttgcataaACTCAGCAAACTTGTTCATCTATTGTTTAGATCcatcaaatgattttttttctcagcatcttattaaattaatttgacCTCAATTGACACACCAATGAGCACCAGGGAAGCTGCAGGTGCTCAAAAAAACCGTATCAAAACAAACCATTAATAAAACACTTATCTCACCCAAAAATCAAGAGCAAATAATTTCAAATTCATGTTAATATGATTAAAAGGAAACAGGACAGCAATCAAAGTTTGTATATGAAGGACAATTTCATCGCTACATTTTCCAAATTATCATAACAAAACATTCTCACACAACTCTATGAGCAAAATCAAGAAAGATTGGTGCAAATAATTTAATATCCAATTAAATATGCTTAAAggaaacaagaacaacaattaaaGTTTGTATAAGAACAACTTCAATTAATATGCTTAAAGAAAACAGGAACAACATTCCAAATTTCTATATAAAGACCATCTTCATAGGCTAAACTTTTCATGAATAAAGGGTTCTATCAATACAAGGAGACACTGAACTGGACAGaactagaaaaaggaaaatggtGTTTATTTCATTGGTTCACTGATTTGTATTCACACTAAACATAGACTCTTAACAACTAAAACAACTAGGGTAAAGAACATTAAGGGTTTGAGGGTTGTTGACACTACTTAATTTCATAACCTAATTTAACTAAACTAATAAAACCAAACAACCTAACCCCAGATCATCCATTTAATCCTCATCAGCAGCGGGTTTCGAGGAGTTACGAGCCTTTTTTGGAAGCAAAAGGTCGTGAATGTTGGGCATAACACCACCATTAGCAATCGTAACATCACCAAGCAACTTGCTCAGCTCTTCATCGTTCCTCACAGCCAACTGAATATGCCTTGGCACAATCCTAGTCTTCTTGTTATCCGTAGCGGCATTTCCAGCCAATTCAAGTACCTATACACACAAAAAGGGatttttacaaaacataaccAAGGAAAAACTGGGATATATATTACACCTACACAACCATAATTTCAATTTACATTCACATAACCAAGGAAAAACTGGGACAAACCAGGTAATTAAGGAATAATGGGGCCAAACCTGGTAATTAAGGAAAAACTGGAGTAAACCGTGTAATTAACGAAAAACTGGGGAAAATCGTGTAACTATTTtcgcccaaaaaaaaatcacgtaAAATCAAATTATATGTAAAATTCAGTAATCACAAACCCTagaaaccctaaaaaaaaaaaaaaaaaatagacatcAAAAGTGAGATTTTtgtcgcaaaaaaaaaaaaaggaaaaaaaaaaagacagatTAAGGGAAAACTGGGCTAAACCGGGTAATAATTTTTTCCCACtaacaaaaattaaatcaaattttATGTAAAATTCAGACATCAAAAGTGagatttttttagaaaaacaaaagagattaaGGAAAAACTGGGCTAAACcaggtaaatatttttttcacacaaaaaaaaaaaatgatcacgTAAAATTGAGTAATCACACAAACCCTAGAAATCCTAAAAAAATTGAGACATCAAACAAAAGAGAAGGGAAGTTACAAAATTGACCTCAGCAGCAAGGTATTCAAGAACAGCAGCAAGGTAAACTGGAGCTCCGGCTCCGACCCGTTCGGCGTATTTACCCGCTTTGAGAAAACGGGCGATACGACCAACAGGGAATTGGAGACCCGCTTTGCTACTACGTGATTGAGACTTCTTAGCCGCACATGAACCTAACATTTTTCCTCTACCtgccattgtttttttttttttacaagtttttGGTTTGTGATTGAATGAAATGAAGTGAAGTAGTAGAGTTGAATTGAGTTGCTTTGTATGTGAGTGTGAAGTGGTTGGGTTTTTGGTGTTTTATAGACTAGATGGATTGAAGTGTGGACCAATCAGAGAGTATGACAAGGATTGAGGTTGTATGACGTTGGATGAAAGAGTGAATCAATGGTGGATATAAAAGATGTTGATTCATGTAACCTCTTCAAGGATTATGACTTACTTATGAGTTTTGGACTTGTCCAGGAAAGGAACAAAAGTTGTTGAGGGGAACTCAATTTGGCAAATTTACCCCTGATCTTCTTGTTACCTTCTAATTGAGTCACAATTTTATTGCCACTTGAGAAATAAGAACCCCTAGTTTTTCCTACTATAACGTTATTGCTATTAGAAAAAAGAGAACTAGAGAAAGTTTTCTatttctttcaagtttcaaaaataaaatgttcttttggggaaaaaaatatataccttATATAAACACTTGCTaaattgaagaacaaaaaaagaagaaactggTTTAACTACTAAACTTAAGTGATAAAAATTCTTATGTAGAGATAAAACCAGAGACATATGCAACAGTGGTTTTTTTTCCTAAGTTAATTGCTTTGAGACAAAACAGTTTAAGGTCTTTGTAGCATACTCTCTTTAAGGCAGATCTTTAAGTTTATGTATTATATTTTCAATCTTATGCGTATAAAATTAAGAGAAATGCTGGAGTTGATAGTCTATCATGTTTGATGCATAATATAGCAGATTCTTTATATGTCACAACATCACAACTGGGCAAGACTATAATTTAAGGATTCTTCAAGCAAACACAAGATTATGCAAAGCCTCCACAAACAGCTTTACTTTCCCATTCTTCCCTCCAAAAGGTAACTTTCAAATGTTTATTTAAGTTTCATGAATCTACATGACAAACTCCTAACTTCCCAGTTCATACAAAAGCTACTTCAGATAAATTTCCAGGAATAACGTTTGTCAAATGCTGTAGTAGATTAAACCAGGACATAAAGAAACAGTTATATCACACATAATGGAGTTGCACATGTCAAGAAAGGGAAGAATTCACAGGTTCAACAACTAATTGAGGTAAAAAGAATCTAAAATACGAAAGACCTAAAGAGAAGAAGAATTCAAACAATAAAGCTCCTCATCAATACATCCTTCCGTTAAGTCATCTAGAAAAGGTAAAGTTCACAATGGTAACTGAAAGTCTTAAGAAAAAGGAATGCTAAAAGGAAGAGCAGAACTTAATACACAAGATACTTACGAATGAAGATTGAGAAGGGCTTCCtgaaaaaggagaagagaagtTCCTCAGATGTGGAAAGGGCCGAACCCTTCTACAAATCCACTTAAAAGCTCAACTAAGATTAGGAGGGAACAGGGAGAGATTATCATTAAATCATATGAATCTAAGCTCTCAAGAAAAAATTCATTAACCTCTAAATTTTGCTCATTCCAACTGCTATCTCATGTAAGTGGATAAACCTATCTCACTTCTCACATCAAATTCATATGTTACCTAAATTTGGTTTTTCACTGAAGATTCATAAACAGTATCAGC from the Lycium ferocissimum isolate CSIRO_LF1 chromosome 11, AGI_CSIRO_Lferr_CH_V1, whole genome shotgun sequence genome contains:
- the LOC132037337 gene encoding probable histone H2A.3 yields the protein MAGRGKMLGSCAAKKSQSRSSKAGLQFPVGRIARFLKAGKYAERVGAGAPVYLAAVLEYLAAEVLELAGNAATDNKKTRIVPRHIQLAVRNDEELSKLLGDVTIANGGVMPNIHDLLLPKKARNSSKPAADED